GAGACCCTGCAAAGAAATACTTAAGGCTCAGTAATAAAGATTTAATTTAGTTGCATATAGACAACTCAATTAGCTAAGCTCTTCAATATCTACAAATCAGACATAATCACTTTTTCATGTATCTTACAAAACCACCATGAAGCACTGGAAATTAAATCTTATGATTTAATTATGATGATACACTCTGCCTGTGCCATTATTTTACTTGttaataatgaaacaaaatttcaaaGACAAGATTTATTTACTAAGATGCAATTCCAATGATTTGGAGAATGtggtaaatatctagaaataaaacacatctAGAACCCTCATCAGAAAGGTATGAGGTAAACCCCACATACTTACGGTTACTTTAAATCTAGACCTTCTTACCTACTGAGCAGCTCTAGTGTTCAACTAACTATAAGAacatctggtcttacatttatcaTATCATTGTAACATTAAATTACAGTGAtaacaatgaaatgaaataacaatgaaataacaaattacaatgaaaacaaaataggtAACATTTAGTTATAGTCAAATAAAAACATCATACTCAGTATACCATACTgtctggttttttggtttttttttaaagaaaaactccaATTACTCTGggttattctttcatttaatctttattttagtTATTGAGTGGGAGTATTTtttcaactaaaataaaaatctggaCCAAAATTAGCTGAAATGGAAAACTGAAATATAAGACCCATCTGTAACTCTATAAAAACTGTTTTTAACTGGAGGCTTTACAATaatttataatcattttcttcttcacCAGGTAGAAAGAGAACACTGCCTTTGCAAATAGCAAAACTAAACCTTCACAACAGCTGTAAATGTACATTTCccttaaaatattaacaataccACACAAATTTAAGAGCAGCAGTACTTTTATTGGACAGAACTTTACAATTTACAAAAATGACTTCCATTCTCatagcactttttaaaagaggatttaataaaattaaaatactgaacAGCTCTTCCTATGGAAGAAAGAATGCGACACGGGCTCCGTTTTGAAAGGACAACATCACTCTGGGGGTTTGGCTGCAATCGCCCTCCTTCTTCCTCAGCAGCATCTTCTGGAATAAGAAACAAGACACTGTGCGGTCCTAATCTTCAGCCGAAGATTTCAGAGCCCCCAGTAAACCTTCATCTGCAGCAACCAGCTCAATTAATCCCATTTAGATGTTTTCCGCCTCATATAACTGTGTCCCTCACTATCAATAGCTTCATAGAGGTCCTTCTTATTTTCCTGTGTCGCATGTAGGTAACCGATATAAGCCACGCAAAGCGAAAGGGTTATCAATCCGAAAGCCATTACAGGTTTGTtctgtcaaaggaaaaaaaaaaaacccacaagatcTCAATAAGACCAATCATTTGAGGAGACTCACATATCTCCTGCAGTTTCCACTTGTCATGCCAAGGCTTGAGTACCACACCAGCATTCCTAGGGTAAAATTTCATTTCTagtatttatccatttctttacTCGGTTAACTCCGCTCCTGCTAACTCAGAGACTACGGAAGATGCCTCCTCTTCACAGCTGGGACATCTCCGACCCTCACCTTTAGGAAGGAAATTGGCTCAGTTTTCAGTTACCTATGTTGTGAAAAAGTTGCTTGACTTCTTTGGACCCAAGTTTCCCATCTGCAAACCTTAAActagttatttttattaagaagCGAGGAATGAAGTCTGCGTGCTATTCCTGTCACCCAGGATCATGAAAAAGCTGGCAGAAAGCCTTTCATGTTACATACGAGGGGCAGCAAAACACACACCCCCTTCTCTGGGAACCTATTCTACCACCTCGAGAAACACAGTCACAGAACAGACATGCTGTTACAGTAACTCTGACTTGCTCTGTAAAATCCAAGACCCGAAGAGGCAAAGGGATGctactttgatttttcttttttgtcacacCACACAGTttttgggattttagttccccagccaggggttgaacgtgggcccttggcagtgagagggcagagtcctaaccagatAGCTAGGGAATTcctggattttttaaataaaagcttttaaattctgtattttctgcttttgtcatcatttctgcttctgtttcattacTATTCTTaatcatcaaaaaaaattaaGGTCAAACTTTTTTAGTGGGATGGACATCTGAGAAAGGCTACATGCTCAGAGTAGCTTACTTTTGCAGTTCTTGAAATGTACTTGGCAAGTAAAAAAACACATTAgttcaaagtttttaaaactttctacCTTGATTTAATTATTTGATTGCTAAATTGACCTATTTAACCTTCCAACAGTTTATACTGGTAACTATGTtattaaaattctaataaaattcaaacatttaagtacattttatgacttgatttgcatttttcaaaaaataaaacttaacaaatCAAATGTATTCAGTAACTTGCTACAAAAATTATGATTAGCTAACTCCCTAACAGTGTATAAAtgcatgttttcaaatttttcaatatATGTTTGCAAAATCTCCtatgttaaaatattattaataagcCTGGAATTGTAGACTGATcagattttcattctgttttctttgtttcaatgGAAGGTCTTATTTACTTAATAGTACCTGATCAAACAAGTTTCCTTAAAATCAATACacctattaaaataaaattttaaacaggaaTGTGACCAGTTGATTCATTAAAATTCAACTATTTACCATTTAAATTCTCAAACACCCTCAAAATAATTAGTTTTATATCTGTATCTAGTGAAACAGCATTTAAGATTTTCCTTCCATCTGCTTCTTATCCACAGAGAAGTCTTACTGGTTAACATCAAATTTccatgataaaatcaaatgttACAGGAAAATCAGAACTTTCTATTTCCGAAAGCCTAGGTAAATTGAACATAAAGTCTTATCCTAGATGTATTTCTTACAGGTTTAATGAAGAGCTCTGGATTCACAGCTCGAAATAAGGTTGTGGTGCGGACCCCTCTGAGTCCTACGTTTCCCGGGTCTTTCTCCTTGGGCGGCTCCTTTTTAAAGGCTGGAGGCTCGGGTGCTGAAGACATCTTGACTAACGATGATTtaatacctaaaaataaaataagagactttttttcccttcaaagttatgtttttctgATAATGctcttaaaaaaatcattctataTTCAGTCTTTTTTCAAATTCCAGTCTAGATATATACCAAAAGTGATGGTCAATTCTTTTATTACTTTATATAACACGTACTTTGgcctttaggttttgtttgttaaaatggttattttgtttttcatttcgtGGAACCAGTGAGGTATGCAAAAGTCGTTTTCCTACTTTCCAGGAGCCTACAGAATTTGTTTGTTGGTATGGGTCACGCTCTGTCTTGCTATGTGAAGGGGGCACTACGGGTAGGAGTGGCCGGTGGGttgcccacaccttgatttccCTCCATTTTCACCGCTGCTCACGTGGGTTGCCCACACCTTCTTGACTTCCCTCCATTTTCACCGTTGCTCACGTGGGTTGCCCACACCTTCTTGATTTCCCTCCATTTTCACCGTTGCTCACCTCCCACAGCCCTTTCAGGGCACCGACCTAAGAAGCGTGAGCGTTCTTTTGCTCTGTTCCTCCTACAGATCGACTCCTCCCGCGCCTCCCCTTCCCACcgctctgcccccctcccctgggcCACCCAGGAAGGGGGAGCAGCTGTTTCCTCACTCTGTGGCCCGCTCTCTGGCAACAAACACCGTGCCACCTCCTTAACTGGAAATCCTTTTTCTCTTAATGACTCAGAATCTATCCTGATAGATCCAAGTACGTCTTTTGGCTTCTGGCTCTCCCTGCCACAATGTCAAtactttgtgaatatttttttcttctacatacTACTGGGCAAAAGGTTATTCTTACCAATCCTGCCACCAAATgctggtggggtgggtggggggaagtTTGGAAGGGAAAAGACAGGGAAAGAAGCCTTCCAAAGAGCGGCTCAGATTCATGACAACATAATAAAATTCTTTGGGGGAAATGCTGGACCCTCAGTAAACGTTATGAAATGAGACTCAAACACTCACATTTAAACACTTGTTGGGGCTTTGTTTATTCAAGTATTGAGTTTTCCATTTTACAGTCTTCATAAGAGCAATATTTTTGCAACTTTATTATTTATGGAGAAGCTTTTAGGAGTTCAGTTTTTTCAAAACTGTCTTTGAAAAAGATCAGTCAATGAGGAAACTCAACACATGTAATCCAAACGCAGGAGTGTGTTGGGCAGAGCAGCTGTCCATCAGCAAGAGGGTCTTCTTTTCACTCCTTTCATCCTTCTGCCAACCATTCTCAGTCATTCATCAAACTACTCATGTTCTTTGGACATGTATGCTGGCTTCATCTTCACTGGGGAGCAAATGAACATCTCTGAAGCCCTGGCTGTTAACTGACTTGCTAATGACACGTGCTCTCACCTCTTCCGACCACAATGCATCGCAGCAGAATAGAACGAACATCAACCTCCATTTACCTCCTCTTCGAAGCCCACCTTGGACATGAATCACATGAGGTAACAACTCATAAAACACTCAGTTCAACAGCATTTAAAACATCATTCAAGTGGTAActagcaagtttttaaaaaatttcaacagCATTCAAGTTACTAATTTTCTCTATTGgaacagtgatttttttccacTACAGACAACTTCTGAAACAATTCCATGATATGCCTGAAATCTGTTCAGCCATCACATGTGTCCAACACATCATGCCCAAGGTTACCAAAAAACTCCAATGTTTTCTGCTGAACCAGGGGTCCACTCACATGCACATTTCTTAGGTGAATTTCTTGAAACtgtaaactgaagaaaaatgcaCAAACTTAAAGTTGCAagataagttttatttggggatcTTATTGAGGTCTATTGCccgggagacagcctctcagctATATATATGTTGTATTTGCACAGGATTCTCTCTTTCCTTAGCTGAACCTATATTTACTTTGTGATGAAACAAGTAAATAAGCAATCAAGGTAGTATTTATTATAATGTAACCTCTAGATACCCACATTCCATTTACGTCAAACTGTTCATGTTAAACTCTTTGCCAGAAATGACAATTAAAGAATACATGGGCTGGAAACTACtgcaaatgtttactgaaagGGACTTTTACAAATTaaacggcttccctggtagctcagatggtaaagaatctacctgca
This is a stretch of genomic DNA from Odocoileus virginianus isolate 20LAN1187 ecotype Illinois chromosome 19, Ovbor_1.2, whole genome shotgun sequence. It encodes these proteins:
- the SMIM8 gene encoding small integral membrane protein 8; protein product: MSSAPEPPAFKKEPPKEKDPGNVGLRGVRTTTLFRAVNPELFIKPNKPVMAFGLITLSLCVAYIGYLHATQENKKDLYEAIDSEGHSYMRRKTSKWD